One stretch of Pseudomonas azotoformans DNA includes these proteins:
- a CDS encoding M16 family metallopeptidase has protein sequence MSDRKSSRLIFPGLIVVTLMAASAVYFLRPSESVASQALEKAQSSSKLQSLAELDDKAPTNRKLDVQTWTTAEGAKVLFVEAHELPMFDMRILFAAGSSQDGNVPGLALMTNAMLNEGVPGKDVSQIARDFEGLGADFGNGAYRDMALVSLRSLSDSNKRDAALSLFDQVIGKPTFPADSLARIKNQILAGFEYQKQNPGKLASLELFKRLYGDHPYAHPSEGTPESVPKITLAQLQAFHAKAYAAGNAVIAVVGDLTRAEAEAMTAKVSASLPKGPALAKIAQPTEPKAGLSHIEFPSKQTHLLFAQLGIDRADPDYAALSLGNQILGGGGFGTRLMSEVREKRGLTYGVYSGFSPMQVRGPFMINLQTRAEMSGGTLRLVEDVVADYLKTGPTQKELDDAKRELAGSFPLSTASNADIVGQLGAMGFYNLPLSYLEDFMKQSQALTVEQVKAAMNKHLSADKMVIVTAGPTIAQKPLPPPTDKPAEQPLGVPEH, from the coding sequence ATGAGTGATCGCAAAAGCAGCCGCCTGATTTTTCCCGGCCTGATCGTCGTCACACTGATGGCAGCCAGTGCCGTGTATTTCCTGCGTCCGAGCGAGTCCGTCGCCAGCCAGGCCCTGGAAAAAGCCCAATCGAGCAGCAAGCTGCAATCCCTGGCTGAACTGGACGACAAGGCACCAACCAACCGTAAGCTCGACGTTCAAACATGGACCACCGCCGAAGGCGCCAAGGTGCTGTTCGTCGAGGCCCATGAACTGCCGATGTTCGACATGCGCATCCTGTTCGCCGCCGGTAGCAGCCAGGACGGCAACGTACCGGGCCTCGCGCTGATGACCAACGCCATGCTCAACGAAGGCGTGCCGGGCAAGGATGTGAGCCAGATCGCCCGTGACTTCGAAGGCCTGGGCGCGGACTTCGGCAATGGCGCTTACCGCGACATGGCGCTGGTGTCCTTGCGCAGCCTCAGCGACAGCAACAAACGCGACGCCGCCCTGAGCCTGTTTGACCAGGTGATCGGCAAACCAACCTTCCCCGCCGACTCCCTGGCGCGGATCAAGAACCAGATCCTCGCCGGCTTCGAATACCAGAAGCAGAACCCAGGCAAGCTGGCCAGTCTTGAACTGTTCAAGCGCCTGTATGGCGATCATCCGTACGCACACCCAAGCGAAGGTACGCCTGAAAGCGTGCCGAAGATTACCCTCGCGCAGTTGCAGGCGTTCCACGCCAAGGCTTACGCAGCGGGCAACGCGGTGATTGCGGTAGTGGGTGACCTGACCCGCGCCGAAGCCGAAGCCATGACAGCCAAGGTTTCGGCGTCGCTGCCCAAGGGCCCGGCGCTGGCGAAGATCGCCCAGCCGACCGAACCCAAGGCGGGCCTGAGCCATATCGAGTTCCCATCCAAGCAGACGCATCTGTTGTTCGCGCAACTGGGCATCGACCGCGCCGACCCGGACTACGCCGCCTTGTCCCTGGGTAACCAGATCCTCGGCGGCGGCGGTTTCGGCACTCGCCTGATGAGCGAAGTGCGTGAAAAACGCGGCCTGACCTACGGCGTGTACTCCGGGTTCTCGCCGATGCAGGTACGCGGCCCGTTCATGATCAACCTGCAGACCCGCGCCGAAATGAGCGGCGGCACCCTGCGCCTGGTCGAGGATGTGGTGGCCGACTACCTCAAGACCGGCCCGACGCAAAAAGAGCTGGATGACGCCAAGCGCGAGCTGGCCGGCAGCTTCCCGCTGTCGACCGCCAGCAACGCCGATATCGTCGGGCAGTTGGGAGCGATGGGTTTCTACAACCTGCCGCTGAGCTATCTGGAAGATTTCATGAAACAATCCCAGGCCCTGACCGTAGAGCAGGTCAAGGCTGCAATGAATAAACACTTGAGCGCCGACAAGATGGTCATCGTGACCGCCGGCCCGACGATTGCGCAAAAGCCACTACCGCCCCCCACTGATAAACCCGCCGAGCAGCCGCTCGGGGTTCCGGAGCATTAA
- the rsmD gene encoding 16S rRNA (guanine(966)-N(2))-methyltransferase RsmD, with amino-acid sequence MASSSRPKKPVHNVHNGVGQLRIIGGEWRSRKLSFPDVVGLRPTPDRVRETLFNWLAPYIAGAKVLDPFAGSGALFLEALSRGAALGQALDASNVAVSSLKEHLGTLRCTTGQVQTADALRYLETQPASEFDVVFLDPPFNQNLLPTVCALLEERQWLAADSWIYTESETAPSTLGLPATWRLHREQKSGRVYYALWQRTAHTGSL; translated from the coding sequence ATGGCCAGTTCATCTCGCCCGAAAAAACCTGTCCACAACGTGCATAACGGTGTGGGCCAACTGCGCATCATTGGCGGCGAATGGCGCAGCCGCAAGCTGAGCTTCCCCGACGTCGTAGGCCTGCGCCCGACGCCGGACCGCGTGCGTGAAACCCTGTTCAACTGGCTGGCCCCGTACATCGCGGGCGCCAAGGTGCTGGACCCGTTCGCCGGCAGCGGTGCGCTGTTCCTGGAGGCGCTGTCCCGTGGCGCCGCCCTGGGCCAGGCGCTGGACGCCAGCAATGTGGCGGTGTCCAGCCTCAAGGAACACCTGGGCACCCTGCGCTGCACCACCGGCCAGGTGCAAACCGCCGACGCGCTGCGCTATCTCGAAACCCAGCCGGCCAGCGAATTCGACGTGGTGTTCCTCGACCCGCCGTTCAACCAGAACCTGCTGCCGACCGTGTGCGCGTTGCTGGAAGAACGCCAATGGCTCGCGGCGGATTCGTGGATCTACACTGAAAGCGAGACCGCGCCTTCTACCCTGGGCTTGCCGGCCACCTGGCGGCTGCACAGGGAGCAGAAGTCCGGACGGGTGTATTACGCGTTGTGGCAACGAACTGCACACACTGGTTCACTGTAG